From the genome of Streptomyces sp. NBC_01116, one region includes:
- a CDS encoding LD-carboxypeptidase, which translates to MSEPHTRPAQLIPSAPLRPGDTIGICAPSMAHAARYPRRRERALAHLRELGYQVRGSSNWLRDTGHTAGTAAERAADLHELYVDPEVRVIMTSIGGHNANQLLDLLDYDLIRAHPKPLVGYSDTSALLLAIWQRTRAGVVQGPQLLPQWGEYGGCHPDTLRSFRQTLGDEKPIGRMTFPTERVIEFLPWDEADDRPRERLVADAPRVHVQGRATGHLVAANLETLLSLAGTPYWPDLDGAILLLESTTTDLAPLTARLTQLRQMGVLNRLAGLGLGRFAAPDFDRSDDLAELIAQETAGFGGPLVTGLPIGHTDPMLCIPFGARATLAAVDTACEFTVLDSAVTA; encoded by the coding sequence ATGTCAGAACCCCACACGAGGCCCGCCCAGCTGATCCCCTCCGCACCGCTGCGGCCCGGGGACACGATCGGAATCTGCGCGCCGTCCATGGCCCACGCCGCGCGCTACCCACGTCGCAGGGAGCGGGCGCTGGCGCACCTGCGGGAGCTCGGCTACCAGGTGCGCGGCAGCAGCAACTGGCTGCGGGACACCGGGCACACGGCCGGCACTGCCGCGGAACGGGCGGCGGACCTGCACGAGTTGTACGTGGACCCCGAGGTCCGCGTCATCATGACCTCGATCGGCGGCCACAACGCCAACCAGCTGCTCGACCTGCTGGACTACGACCTCATCCGGGCCCACCCGAAGCCGCTGGTCGGCTACAGCGACACCTCCGCCCTGCTGCTGGCCATCTGGCAGCGCACCCGGGCCGGTGTCGTCCAGGGGCCCCAACTGCTGCCGCAGTGGGGCGAGTACGGCGGATGCCACCCGGACACGCTGCGGTCCTTCCGGCAGACCCTCGGGGACGAGAAGCCGATCGGCCGGATGACCTTCCCGACCGAGCGTGTGATCGAGTTCCTGCCCTGGGACGAGGCCGACGACCGGCCGCGCGAGAGGCTCGTGGCCGACGCGCCCCGCGTCCACGTCCAGGGCCGCGCCACCGGTCATCTCGTGGCGGCCAACCTGGAGACCCTCCTCTCGCTGGCCGGGACCCCGTACTGGCCCGACCTGGACGGAGCGATCCTCCTCCTGGAGAGCACGACCACCGACCTGGCCCCGCTCACCGCCCGCCTCACCCAGCTCCGTCAGATGGGCGTGCTGAACCGCCTCGCGGGCCTCGGCCTCGGGCGGTTCGCCGCCCCGGACTTCGACCGCTCGGACGACCTCGCCGAGCTGATCGCCCAGGAGACGGCCGGCTTCGGCGGGCCGCTGGTCACCGGTCTTCCCATCGGCCACACGGACCCGATGCTGTGCATCCCGTTCGGCGCCCGGGCCACGCTCGCGGCGGTGGACACCGCGTGCGAGTTCACCGTTCTGGACAGCGCGGTGACGGCATGA